Part of the Nakamurella alba genome is shown below.
ACAGGCGCGGCGGGCATCGGTGCGGGCGGGACCCCGGCGGCGCCGCCACCGCACCGGGTGGTGGCCGGCCTGAAGGCGACGACCGACCACACCGTGCAGCTGCTCAGCCCCGAGGGGGAGCTGACGCCCACCGCGCTGTCCGGCGAGTACCCGCTGGAGGTCACCGAGGACCTGCTGCGCGGGTTGTACCGCGACATGGTGCTGGTCCGCCGGTTCGACCGTGAGGGCAACGCCCTGCAACGGCAGGGCCAGCTCGGGATCTGGGTGCCGCTGCTGGGCCAGGAGGCCGCGCAGATCGGCTCCGGCCGCGCGCTGCAGCCGCAGGACATGGCGTTCCCCTCGTACCGCGAGCACGGTGTCGCCTGGACCCGCGGCATCGACCCGACCGACCTGATCGGGGTGTTCCGCGGCGCCGACCACTCGACCTGGAACCCGGCCGAGACCCGTTTCCACACCTACACGATCGTGATCGGCAACCAAGTGCTCAACGCCACCGGGTACGCCATGGGGCAGCGGCTGGACGGCCGCGTCGGCAGCGGCACCGACGGCGGGGCGCCGGACGAGGCCACCATCACCTACTTCGGCGACGGCGCCACCAGCGAGGGGGACGTGCACGAGGGCATGGTGTTCGCCGCCGCCTTCGACGCCCCGGTCGTCTTCTTCTGCCAGAACAACCAGTGGGCCATCTCGCACCCGGTCGACCAGGTGAGCCGGGTGCCGCTGTACCGGCGGGCCGACGGCTACGGGTTCCCCGGGGTCCGGGTGGACGGCAACGACGTCCTGGCCTGCCTGGCCGTGACCCGGTGGGCGCTGGACGAGTGCCGGTCCGGCAACGGCCCGGTGATGATCGAGGCCTTCACCTACCGGATGGACGCCCACACCACCTCCGACGACCCGACCCGGTACCGCACCTCAGACGAGTCAGAGGCATGGAAGCTGCTCGACCCGATCGAGCGGGTCCGGGTGCACCTGGTCCGGCACAGCACCGACAGTGCCGCCACCGCAGAGTTCTTCGCGGGGGTCCAGGCGGAGGCCGACGAGCTGGCCGCCCGGTTCCGCACCTTCTGCCTGGAGATGCCGACACCGCCACCGGACCGGATGTTCTCCGAGGTCTACGCGACGCCGCACCACCAGTTGGACCGGCAGCGGGCCGAGTTCCTCGACTACCTGGCAGGTTTCGCCGACGACGGTGGCGCCGCGACACACGGGGGTGCCCGATGAAAGAGCAGGTCACCCTGGCGAAGGCGCTCAACCTGGGTCTGCGGTCGGCGATGGAGGCCGACCCGAAGGTGCTGGTGATGGGCGAGGACGTCGCCACCCTCGGCGGCGTCTTCCGGATCACCGACGGGCTGAAGAAGGACTTCGGCGAGCACCGGGTGTTCGACACCCCGCTCGCCGAGTCCGGGATCATCGGCACCGCAGTGGGTCTCGCGATGCGCGGCTACCGTCCGGTGGCGGAGATCCAGTTCGACGGCTTCGTCTTCCCCGGCTTCGACCAGATTGTGTCGCAGGTCGCGAAGCTCGGGTTCCGCACCCAGGGTGCGTTCCGGGCGTCGATGGTCATCCGGATCCCGTTCGGCGGCGGCATCGGCGCGGTCGAACACCATTCGGAGTCGCCCGAGTCGTTCTTCTGTCACATCGCCGGGCTCCGGGTGGTCGCCTGCTCGAACGCCCAGGACGCCTACGACATGCTGCAGGAGGCGATCGCCTCCGACGACCCGGTGGTGTTCTTCGAGCCGAAGCGCCGCTACTGGGAGAAGTCCGCGCTCGACGTCACGAGAACCCCTACAGAATCGACGTTCTCGTCGGTGGTGCGGCGCTCCGGGAACGATGTGACGGTGGTCGGGTACGGGCCGACGATGGCGGTCGTCGAGGCCGCCGCGACCGCGGCGCAGGCGGAGGGCCGGTCGCTGGAGGTCATCGACCTGCGCTCGCTGTCCCCACTCGACCTGGAC
Proteins encoded:
- the pdhA gene encoding pyruvate dehydrogenase (acetyl-transferring) E1 component subunit alpha, which encodes MAPSDPTGAAGIGAGGTPAAPPPHRVVAGLKATTDHTVQLLSPEGELTPTALSGEYPLEVTEDLLRGLYRDMVLVRRFDREGNALQRQGQLGIWVPLLGQEAAQIGSGRALQPQDMAFPSYREHGVAWTRGIDPTDLIGVFRGADHSTWNPAETRFHTYTIVIGNQVLNATGYAMGQRLDGRVGSGTDGGAPDEATITYFGDGATSEGDVHEGMVFAAAFDAPVVFFCQNNQWAISHPVDQVSRVPLYRRADGYGFPGVRVDGNDVLACLAVTRWALDECRSGNGPVMIEAFTYRMDAHTTSDDPTRYRTSDESEAWKLLDPIERVRVHLVRHSTDSAATAEFFAGVQAEADELAARFRTFCLEMPTPPPDRMFSEVYATPHHQLDRQRAEFLDYLAGFADDGGAATHGGAR
- a CDS encoding alpha-ketoacid dehydrogenase subunit beta; the encoded protein is MKEQVTLAKALNLGLRSAMEADPKVLVMGEDVATLGGVFRITDGLKKDFGEHRVFDTPLAESGIIGTAVGLAMRGYRPVAEIQFDGFVFPGFDQIVSQVAKLGFRTQGAFRASMVIRIPFGGGIGAVEHHSESPESFFCHIAGLRVVACSNAQDAYDMLQEAIASDDPVVFFEPKRRYWEKSALDVTRTPTESTFSSVVRRSGNDVTVVGYGPTMAVVEAAATAAQAEGRSLEVIDLRSLSPLDLDPVLDSVRRTGRLVVVSEAPREASLSGDIAARVTEEAFYSLAAPVIRVAGADVPYPPTRMESLYLPDLDKVLDAVDRVLSF